The proteins below are encoded in one region of Trueperaceae bacterium:
- a CDS encoding DUF4147 domain-containing protein, whose protein sequence is MPPPGPRPAPRAVLRDAFDAALAGVAPDAVLGGHLPEPPAGRLAVLAVGKAALAMADAATRAYAAQGVSAGGVVAVPSGGAADRLGFDVVEGDHPVPGPGSRRAADAAARLASDLGPDDALLVLVSGGGSALLAAPADGTDLPPARLAEVTDAVLRGGADVADLNAVRRALGRLAGGRLARLAAPARVHTRIVSDVVGDDPALIASGPTVARDDDAGRALAALARAGVEAADVERALVRMRDGAIPGPPAAGDL, encoded by the coding sequence ATGCCGCCCCCCGGCCCCCGCCCGGCGCCCCGCGCCGTCCTGCGCGACGCCTTCGACGCCGCCCTCGCCGGCGTCGCGCCCGACGCGGTCCTCGGCGGGCACCTCCCGGAGCCGCCCGCCGGACGCCTCGCGGTGCTCGCCGTCGGCAAGGCCGCCCTCGCGATGGCCGACGCGGCCACGCGCGCGTACGCCGCGCAGGGCGTGAGCGCGGGCGGCGTCGTGGCGGTGCCGTCCGGCGGCGCCGCCGACCGCCTCGGGTTCGACGTCGTCGAGGGCGACCACCCCGTCCCCGGCCCCGGGTCCCGGCGCGCCGCCGACGCCGCCGCGCGCCTCGCGTCGGACCTCGGGCCCGACGACGCCCTCCTCGTGCTGGTTTCCGGGGGCGGAAGCGCCCTCCTCGCCGCCCCGGCGGACGGGACCGACCTGCCCCCGGCGCGGCTGGCGGAGGTCACCGACGCCGTGCTGCGCGGCGGCGCCGACGTCGCCGACCTCAACGCCGTCCGTCGCGCGCTCGGTCGCCTCGCCGGGGGGCGGCTCGCGCGCCTCGCGGCGCCCGCCCGCGTCCACACCCGCATCGTCTCCGACGTCGTCGGCGACGACCCCGCCCTGATCGCGTCCGGCCCCACCGTCGCGCGCGACGACGACGCGGGGCGCGCCCTCGCGGCCCTCGCGCGGGCCGGCGTCGAGGCGGCGGACGTCGAGCGGGCGCTGGTCCGCATGCGCGACGGCGCGATCCCCGGCCCGCCGGCGGCGGGCGACCT
- the aroH gene encoding chorismate mutase, with amino-acid sequence MDVWLRGVRGAITVDEDTPDAILEATRELLRAMLDANGVDDHEAIAAIFFTTTPDLTATFPAEAARDLGMDMVPLICNTEIPVPNRLPRVVRVMLQLNTRKGQREIRHVYLRDAQRLRPDLTSAQ; translated from the coding sequence ATGGACGTTTGGCTTCGCGGCGTGCGCGGCGCGATCACGGTCGATGAGGACACGCCCGACGCGATCCTGGAGGCGACCCGGGAGCTGTTGCGGGCGATGCTGGACGCGAACGGCGTGGACGACCACGAGGCGATCGCCGCGATCTTCTTCACCACCACGCCCGACCTCACCGCGACGTTTCCCGCCGAAGCCGCCCGCGACCTCGGGATGGACATGGTGCCGTTGATCTGCAACACCGAGATTCCCGTCCCGAACCGGTTGCCCCGCGTCGTGCGGGTCATGCTGCAACTGAACACCCGGAAGGGCCAGCGCGAGATCCGCCACGTCTACCTGCGCGACGCGCAACGCCTGCGGCCCGACCTCACCAGCGCCCAGTAG
- a CDS encoding SAM-dependent chlorinase/fluorinase encodes MSAAPVFLLTDFGTRDVYAGVLRAVVAREAPAAAVHDLTHEVPPQDLHAARIALASATPSLPADAVTCAVVDPGVGSDRRAVVVRARRPDGATLWGVGPDNGLFSPWLGASRPPYGGAVRADAAWVLDPARVGAPGPGTTFDGRDLFAPAAGRLARGASPEGFADPFDPGELVRLPAPGPVATRDALEGRVAWIDRFGDVVTNVPIDELPAGRFAVELAGRRVEGPTQAFADVPPGQPLAYLGSYGALEIAVAGGSVASAWGVALDQPLRVVPLDGADDAANAGAPNVPPS; translated from the coding sequence GTGAGCGCCGCCCCCGTCTTCCTCCTCACCGACTTCGGGACGCGCGACGTGTACGCCGGCGTCCTGCGCGCCGTCGTCGCCCGCGAAGCGCCGGCGGCCGCGGTGCACGACCTGACGCACGAGGTGCCGCCGCAGGACCTCCACGCCGCCCGCATCGCGCTGGCGTCGGCGACGCCGTCGCTGCCGGCCGACGCGGTGACGTGCGCCGTCGTCGATCCCGGCGTCGGCAGCGACCGTCGGGCGGTCGTGGTGCGCGCCCGTCGGCCCGACGGCGCGACGCTGTGGGGCGTCGGGCCGGACAACGGCCTGTTCTCGCCGTGGCTGGGGGCGAGCCGCCCCCCGTACGGCGGCGCGGTCCGGGCCGACGCCGCGTGGGTCCTCGACCCGGCCCGCGTCGGGGCGCCGGGCCCCGGCACGACGTTCGATGGGCGCGACCTGTTCGCGCCCGCCGCCGGGCGCCTCGCGCGCGGCGCGTCGCCCGAGGGGTTCGCGGACCCGTTCGACCCCGGCGAACTGGTGCGCCTCCCGGCGCCCGGCCCGGTCGCGACCCGCGACGCCCTCGAGGGGCGCGTGGCGTGGATCGACCGCTTCGGGGACGTCGTCACGAACGTCCCGATCGACGAACTCCCGGCGGGCCGCTTCGCCGTGGAGCTCGCCGGACGGCGGGTGGAGGGCCCTACGCAGGCATTCGCGGACGTCCCGCCCGGCCAGCCCTTGGCCTACCTGGGGTCGTACGGCGCGCTGGAGATCGCCGTCGCGGGCGGTTCGGTGGCGTCGGCGTGGGGCGTCGCGCTCGATCAACCGCTGCGCGTCGTGCCGCTCGACGGTGCCGACGACGCCGCGAACGCCGGCGCGCCGAACGTGCCGCCCTCCTGA
- the dusA gene encoding tRNA dihydrouridine(20/20a) synthase DusA, with translation MTPRAPTPRFSVAPMMAWTDRPYRRMMRRITRRALLYTEMVTTGAVLHGDADRHLARAPETSPLALQVGGDDADALAHVARLADAYGYDEVNLNVGCPSDRVQRGRFGACLMAHPDVVARAVEAMRAAVSLPVTVKHRIGIDDADAYDDLRRFVDVVAEAGADRFTVHARKAWLQGLSPKENRTVPPLRHDAVARLAADRPDLVIETNGGVQDLDAAEAHLADVASVMVGRAAYQAPMRWADVDRRLFGATDPTPTLRTVIDGMRDVVEDELVRGTRFATVVKPMIALARGVPGARGWRRALSEGAHRPSAGPALLDAAKAALPDAVLDARPGTAVERDVRQEGGTFGAPAFAASSAPSSGTTRSG, from the coding sequence GTGACGCCGCGCGCGCCCACGCCGCGGTTCTCCGTCGCGCCGATGATGGCGTGGACCGACCGGCCCTACCGCCGGATGATGCGCCGCATCACCCGCCGTGCGTTGCTCTACACCGAGATGGTCACGACCGGGGCGGTCCTGCACGGCGACGCCGACCGCCACCTCGCGCGCGCCCCCGAGACGTCGCCGCTCGCGTTGCAGGTCGGGGGCGACGACGCGGACGCCCTCGCGCACGTCGCGCGACTCGCCGACGCGTACGGCTACGACGAGGTGAACCTCAACGTCGGGTGCCCCAGCGACCGCGTCCAGCGCGGGCGCTTCGGGGCGTGCCTGATGGCGCACCCCGACGTCGTCGCACGCGCCGTGGAGGCGATGCGGGCCGCGGTGTCCCTCCCGGTGACCGTGAAGCACCGCATCGGCATCGACGACGCCGACGCCTACGACGACCTGCGCCGCTTCGTCGACGTCGTCGCGGAGGCCGGCGCCGACCGCTTCACCGTCCACGCCCGCAAAGCCTGGCTGCAGGGGCTCAGCCCCAAGGAGAACCGCACGGTGCCGCCCCTGCGGCACGACGCCGTCGCGCGGCTCGCCGCGGACCGCCCCGACCTGGTGATCGAGACGAACGGCGGCGTGCAGGACCTGGACGCCGCCGAGGCGCACCTCGCGGACGTCGCGTCGGTCATGGTGGGGCGCGCCGCCTACCAGGCGCCGATGCGCTGGGCGGACGTCGACCGCCGCCTGTTCGGGGCGACCGACCCCACCCCGACGTTGCGCACCGTGATCGATGGGATGCGCGACGTCGTCGAGGACGAACTCGTGCGCGGCACGCGCTTCGCGACGGTCGTCAAGCCGATGATCGCGCTCGCGCGGGGCGTGCCCGGGGCCCGCGGGTGGCGCCGCGCCCTCTCCGAGGGCGCCCACCGGCCCAGCGCCGGCCCCGCCCTCCTCGACGCGGCGAAGGCGGCCCTCCCCGACGCGGTCCTCGACGCCCGTCCCGGGACGGCCGTGGAGCGGGACGTCCGTCAGGAGGGCGGCACGTTCGGCGCGCCGGCGTTCGCGGCGTCGTCGGCACCGTCGAGCGGCACGACGCGCAGCGGTTGA
- the ispH gene encoding 4-hydroxy-3-methylbut-2-enyl diphosphate reductase, which yields MVETLHLAKPRGFCAGVVMAIDAVEEAARENRAEGRGDLAVYHAIVHNDTVVSRLESDHGVHFVEDLGELEGVAADVEASGGTLDPTVVFSAHGVSPAVRARAETLGLTTIDATCPLVTKVHSEAKKYAREGYHILLIGDSSRHQEVVGTRGEAPGVTTVVSVLGNRTHDPALEDPHTVEVPDPEKVVVLTQTTLSVDDTMRTVALLRERFPSLIVPARDDLCYATKNRQDAVRSIAPRVDAFVVVTSSYSSNGMRLLELAERITPRAHRIERAADLDPAWFEGLATVGVSSAASTPDDLVQEVVAWFRARNPALDVVEEGEWEDIAFRKPKRVPPPGQGLPTVP from the coding sequence ATGGTCGAGACCCTCCACCTGGCCAAACCCCGCGGCTTCTGCGCCGGCGTCGTCATGGCGATCGACGCCGTCGAGGAGGCGGCGCGCGAGAACCGCGCGGAGGGGCGCGGCGACCTCGCCGTCTACCACGCCATCGTGCACAACGACACCGTCGTGTCCCGCCTGGAGAGCGATCACGGCGTCCACTTCGTCGAGGACCTCGGCGAACTCGAGGGCGTCGCCGCCGACGTCGAGGCGTCCGGCGGGACGCTGGACCCGACCGTCGTGTTCAGCGCGCACGGGGTGTCGCCCGCCGTCCGCGCCCGCGCCGAGACGCTCGGCCTCACGACGATCGACGCGACCTGTCCGTTGGTGACGAAGGTCCACAGCGAAGCGAAGAAGTACGCCCGCGAGGGCTACCACATCCTGTTGATCGGCGACTCGAGCCGCCACCAGGAGGTCGTCGGCACGCGCGGCGAAGCGCCGGGCGTCACGACCGTCGTGTCGGTCCTCGGCAACCGCACGCACGACCCCGCCCTCGAGGACCCCCACACCGTCGAGGTGCCCGACCCCGAGAAGGTCGTCGTGTTGACGCAGACGACGCTGTCGGTCGACGACACCATGCGCACCGTCGCGTTGCTGCGCGAGCGCTTCCCGTCGTTGATCGTGCCGGCGCGCGACGACCTGTGCTACGCGACGAAGAACCGGCAGGACGCCGTCCGCAGCATCGCGCCGCGCGTCGACGCCTTCGTCGTCGTCACCAGCAGCTACTCCAGCAACGGCATGCGGCTCCTGGAGCTCGCCGAACGCATCACCCCCCGCGCGCACCGGATCGAGCGGGCCGCCGACCTCGACCCCGCCTGGTTCGAGGGCCTCGCGACGGTCGGCGTGAGCAGCGCCGCGTCCACCCCCGACGACCTCGTGCAGGAGGTCGTCGCCTGGTTCCGGGCGCGCAACCCCGCCCTCGACGTCGTCGAGGAGGGGGAGTGGGAGGACATCGCCTTCCGCAAACCCAAGCGGGTCCCCCCGCCCGGGCAGGGGTTGCCGACCGTCCCGTGA
- a CDS encoding S1C family serine protease, with translation MHEPPDPDRFDASRDAPPGDATGDAPGRDLAPVPPVEVAPRRRAPFGFLLAAVVGLALALNVAPHLGARLLTPRMAPPTAFEHVQARPPEPEAPTGVLADVYDAARASALRIEARCADGERAGALGVGSGFYVTPDGGVLTAYHVVENDAVGFCDVGYVGIEADGDEVALDLVGFDAYFDLAWMKAATDTKVDPIPLADAAPGRGDGVVAIGNSRGDVLAARAGRVVRLGVEASRADFADDTIEMTAALAPGDSGGPVLDEDGEAVGVVSYISFAAEGTSGDGYVPPFLRGLDLPSGFASYAVPVGASSDLVAAIAAGESRDVPVIGFSWRPGFDYVPGDDSRAFGRRPGPIVLQVQPGGPAEAAGLRSFEETPVYGPEGDVVDVERSGDVIVAVDGEATPTFYDLLAVIRGKTIGEPVDLTVQRGRTTVRLELELGAKRDVFGAAR, from the coding sequence ATGCACGAGCCGCCCGACCCCGACCGCTTCGACGCTTCCCGCGACGCGCCCCCAGGCGACGCGACGGGCGACGCCCCCGGGCGGGACCTCGCACCGGTCCCCCCGGTGGAGGTCGCGCCCCGCCGCCGTGCGCCGTTCGGGTTCCTCCTCGCGGCGGTCGTGGGGCTGGCGCTGGCGCTGAACGTCGCGCCGCACCTCGGCGCGCGCCTGCTCACGCCCCGCATGGCGCCCCCGACCGCGTTCGAGCACGTCCAGGCGCGCCCGCCGGAGCCCGAAGCGCCGACCGGCGTGCTGGCCGACGTGTACGACGCGGCGCGGGCGTCGGCGTTGCGCATCGAGGCGCGCTGTGCGGACGGCGAACGGGCCGGCGCGCTCGGCGTGGGGAGCGGCTTCTACGTCACGCCCGACGGGGGCGTCCTCACCGCCTACCACGTCGTGGAGAACGACGCGGTCGGGTTTTGCGACGTCGGCTACGTGGGGATCGAGGCGGACGGCGACGAGGTCGCCCTCGACCTCGTCGGGTTCGACGCCTACTTCGATCTCGCGTGGATGAAGGCCGCCACCGACACGAAGGTGGACCCGATTCCGCTGGCGGACGCCGCGCCCGGTCGCGGCGACGGCGTCGTCGCGATCGGCAACAGCCGCGGCGACGTGCTCGCGGCCCGCGCCGGGCGGGTCGTCCGGCTCGGCGTCGAGGCCTCCCGCGCCGACTTCGCCGACGACACGATCGAGATGACCGCCGCCCTCGCGCCCGGCGATTCCGGCGGGCCGGTCCTCGACGAGGACGGCGAAGCGGTCGGCGTCGTCAGCTACATCAGCTTCGCGGCGGAGGGCACGTCCGGCGACGGCTACGTGCCGCCGTTCCTGCGCGGGCTCGATCTCCCGTCGGGGTTCGCGTCGTACGCGGTGCCGGTGGGGGCGTCCAGCGACCTCGTGGCCGCCATCGCGGCGGGCGAGTCCCGCGACGTGCCGGTCATCGGCTTCTCCTGGCGGCCCGGATTCGATTACGTGCCCGGCGACGATTCCCGGGCGTTCGGGCGGCGGCCGGGACCGATCGTCCTCCAGGTCCAGCCGGGCGGCCCGGCGGAGGCCGCCGGTTTGCGGTCGTTCGAGGAGACGCCGGTGTACGGGCCGGAGGGGGACGTCGTGGACGTCGAGCGGAGCGGCGACGTGATCGTCGCCGTCGACGGGGAGGCGACCCCCACGTTCTACGACCTGTTGGCGGTCATTCGCGGCAAGACGATCGGCGAACCGGTCGACCTCACCGTGCAGCGGGGCCGGACGACGGTCCGCCTCGAGCTGGAGCTCGGCGCGAAACGCGACGTGTTCGGCGCGGCCCGCTGA
- a CDS encoding bifunctional oligoribonuclease/PAP phosphatase NrnA — protein sequence MTPPDAAIDNRDAPDYDGTIRALADRLATWAGPIVVVAHVDPDGDALGSALALTRALRASGKDVTLPMEVPAYLAFLVRDGETHDPLEALPDGALLCVLDVADEARVAGAPTDGAAFTINVDHHGTNPRFGDLALVNPSTAATAILVKDLIDALPVAWTADLATPCLTGVLTDTGTFRNANTDARAFAVAQDLVGYGVDYAALSDRLQWRPPGYLRMVAEALATLRLPFGGRCAMAEVSLAAKARVGGAADENDDVIDAIRYVEGSYVAVLLKQKEDAVKISVRSRPPVSAQAICVAMGGGGHVPAAGAKLEGSDLDAARARVEREVGRELARHGLAPDA from the coding sequence ATGACGCCTCCCGACGCCGCCATCGACAACCGCGACGCCCCCGACTACGACGGCACGATCCGCGCCCTCGCCGACCGCCTCGCGACGTGGGCGGGCCCCATCGTCGTGGTCGCGCACGTCGACCCCGACGGCGACGCGTTGGGTAGCGCCCTGGCGTTGACGCGGGCGCTGCGCGCCAGCGGCAAGGACGTCACGCTGCCGATGGAGGTCCCCGCCTACCTGGCGTTCCTCGTCCGCGACGGCGAGACCCACGACCCGCTCGAAGCGCTCCCCGACGGAGCGCTGTTGTGCGTCCTCGACGTCGCCGACGAAGCGCGCGTCGCCGGCGCCCCGACCGACGGCGCCGCCTTCACGATCAACGTCGACCACCACGGCACCAACCCCCGGTTCGGGGACCTCGCGCTCGTGAACCCCAGCACCGCGGCGACCGCGATCCTCGTCAAGGACCTGATCGACGCGCTCCCGGTCGCCTGGACCGCCGACCTGGCCACCCCCTGCCTCACGGGCGTCCTGACCGACACCGGAACGTTCCGCAACGCCAACACCGACGCGCGCGCCTTCGCCGTCGCGCAGGACCTGGTCGGCTACGGCGTCGACTACGCCGCCCTGAGCGACCGGCTCCAGTGGCGCCCCCCCGGCTACCTACGCATGGTCGCCGAAGCGCTCGCGACGTTGCGCCTCCCCTTCGGCGGGCGCTGCGCGATGGCGGAGGTGTCGCTCGCCGCGAAGGCCCGCGTCGGGGGGGCGGCGGACGAGAACGACGACGTGATCGACGCGATCCGCTACGTCGAGGGGAGCTACGTCGCGGTGCTCCTGAAGCAGAAGGAGGACGCGGTCAAGATCAGCGTCCGCAGCCGCCCGCCCGTCTCCGCGCAGGCGATCTGCGTCGCGATGGGCGGCGGCGGGCACGTGCCCGCCGCCGGCGCGAAGCTCGAAGGGTCGGACCTCGACGCCGCCCGGGCGCGCGTCGAGCGCGAGGTCGGCCGGGAACTCGCCCGGCACGGCCTCGCCCCCGACGCCTGA
- the recN gene encoding DNA repair protein RecN, translating into MLQALELRDFVLVDAARLDLHPGLNVLSGETGAGKSLLVDALGLLTGVRAEAGLIRRGAERALVQAEFGDDAPPTSASRALVTEGRNHARLDGELVTVGELADAVGGRVAVFAQHAQQALLAPRAQRDALDRLLDDDGRTAAARWRAAWRERAELAAELDALREAARERLQRRDLLDLQLREIDDAQPVAGEEEALATEARRLRHVDGIRDALTGARTALDGDEGALTALAAARRALDAAAQLDADLEPLARDLRDAQAAAGAILSEVEGAGDALDADPARLDAVERRLATLQRLFAKYGDGSAALLAHREAVARERATLEADDARDADLVARIATLDAELEGVGARLSAARRAAADRFGRDVAPLLERLALPGATLRIAVDPATPGPHGADTVRFEFSANPGEAVAPLAQAASGGELSRVMLAAWTLSGSDRATLVFDEVDAGVGGEAAWAVGELLASLAGRHQVLIVTHLAQVAAHADHHVVVGKRERDGRTVTSLTPLDEDAAREQELARMLAGHDGDAARATARDLRARARAARGAGAA; encoded by the coding sequence GTGCTGCAGGCCCTCGAGCTTCGCGACTTCGTTCTCGTCGACGCCGCCCGCCTCGACCTCCACCCCGGCCTCAACGTCCTCAGCGGCGAGACGGGGGCGGGCAAATCGCTGTTGGTCGACGCGCTCGGGTTGCTGACCGGCGTGCGCGCCGAGGCCGGCCTCATCCGCCGCGGGGCGGAGCGGGCGCTGGTGCAGGCGGAGTTCGGCGACGACGCCCCCCCGACCTCCGCATCGCGCGCGCTGGTGACGGAGGGCCGCAACCACGCGCGCCTCGACGGCGAACTGGTCACGGTCGGGGAGCTCGCCGACGCCGTCGGCGGGCGCGTCGCCGTCTTCGCTCAGCACGCCCAACAGGCGCTCCTCGCGCCCCGCGCGCAACGCGACGCCCTCGACCGGTTGCTCGACGACGACGGACGGACCGCCGCCGCGCGGTGGCGGGCGGCGTGGCGCGAACGCGCCGAGTTGGCGGCGGAGCTCGACGCGCTCCGCGAAGCCGCCCGCGAGCGGCTGCAACGCCGCGACCTGCTCGACCTGCAACTCCGCGAGATCGACGACGCGCAGCCGGTCGCCGGCGAGGAGGAGGCGCTCGCGACGGAGGCGCGGCGGCTGCGGCACGTCGACGGCATCCGCGACGCCCTCACCGGCGCCCGCACCGCCCTGGACGGCGACGAGGGCGCCCTCACGGCGCTCGCGGCCGCCCGCCGGGCGCTCGACGCCGCCGCGCAGCTCGACGCCGACCTCGAACCGCTCGCGCGGGACCTGCGCGACGCGCAGGCGGCGGCCGGCGCCATCCTCTCCGAGGTCGAGGGGGCCGGCGACGCGTTGGACGCCGACCCCGCCCGTCTCGACGCGGTCGAGCGGCGGCTGGCGACGCTGCAACGGTTGTTCGCCAAGTACGGCGACGGCAGCGCCGCGCTGCTCGCGCACCGCGAGGCGGTCGCCCGCGAGCGCGCGACGCTGGAGGCGGACGACGCGCGCGACGCCGACCTCGTGGCCCGCATCGCGACGCTCGACGCGGAACTCGAGGGGGTCGGGGCGCGCCTGAGCGCCGCCCGCCGGGCGGCCGCCGACCGCTTCGGGCGCGACGTCGCGCCGCTCCTGGAGCGCCTGGCGTTGCCGGGCGCGACGTTGCGCATCGCGGTGGACCCGGCGACGCCCGGTCCGCACGGTGCGGACACCGTTCGCTTCGAGTTCTCGGCGAACCCGGGCGAAGCGGTCGCCCCGCTCGCGCAGGCCGCGTCGGGGGGCGAACTCTCGCGCGTCATGCTGGCCGCCTGGACGTTGAGCGGTTCCGACCGCGCGACGCTCGTGTTCGACGAGGTCGACGCCGGCGTCGGCGGGGAGGCCGCGTGGGCGGTCGGGGAGCTCCTGGCGAGCCTCGCCGGCCGGCACCAGGTGTTGATCGTGACGCACCTCGCGCAGGTCGCCGCGCACGCCGACCACCACGTGGTGGTCGGGAAGCGCGAGCGGGACGGACGGACCGTGACCTCCCTCACCCCGCTCGACGAGGACGCAGCGCGCGAGCAGGAGCTGGCGCGGATGCTGGCCGGGCACGACGGGGACGCCGCCCGCGCCACCGCCCGCGACCTGCGCGCCCGCG